One Thalassotalea hakodatensis DNA segment encodes these proteins:
- a CDS encoding acyl-CoA thioesterase, translated as MTNKFFHESFKPRFCDTDALGHINNTMIPIWFEGARNEVFKWFTPDLNLQKWRLILAKIDATFHGQMYYEYEMEVRTYIGRIGSSSFDVYQELWQQNELKASGTAVMVHFDYQTQKTAKIPTDIAGKMTEYLKN; from the coding sequence ATGACTAATAAATTTTTTCACGAATCATTCAAACCAAGGTTTTGCGACACAGATGCACTTGGCCACATTAACAATACGATGATCCCCATATGGTTTGAAGGTGCAAGAAACGAAGTATTTAAATGGTTCACGCCCGATTTGAATTTACAAAAATGGCGCCTAATATTAGCCAAAATAGATGCAACCTTTCATGGTCAAATGTATTATGAATATGAAATGGAAGTTAGAACTTATATTGGCCGAATTGGGAGTTCTTCCTTTGATGTTTATCAAGAGTTATGGCAACAAAATGAATTAAAAGCATCAGGTACAGCCGTCATGGTGCATTTTGACTATCAAACACAAAAAACAGCGAAAATTCCTACAGATATCGCTGGAAAAATGACGGAATATTTAAAGAACTAA
- a CDS encoding DUF4136 domain-containing protein, translating into MKKKLSLLFILCTLIGCSIKPTYQAKHANNVDFFALSLYSLYDRNSVFSDYQNMSDTTRNSIEIAIEKAFDAQGWQYKSPDNAQVIVAYHLVDRLAELKKYNRGVKYCLPCLPVQVPEKQNRHQVMQPGTLILDMVDVNHNRTIWRGVSRLKINERDHSLEAQDKIEQAIIGLLDTVPK; encoded by the coding sequence ATGAAGAAAAAGCTGTCGCTGCTGTTCATATTATGCACGCTAATAGGGTGTAGCATAAAGCCTACATACCAAGCAAAACATGCCAATAATGTCGATTTTTTCGCATTATCTTTGTACAGTCTTTATGATAGAAACTCTGTTTTTAGTGACTATCAAAACATGTCTGATACGACTCGAAATAGCATTGAAATTGCCATTGAAAAAGCCTTTGATGCTCAGGGGTGGCAATATAAATCTCCAGACAATGCCCAAGTTATCGTAGCGTATCACCTTGTTGATCGCTTAGCTGAATTGAAGAAATATAATAGAGGCGTTAAATATTGTTTGCCTTGTCTTCCGGTACAGGTGCCTGAAAAACAAAATAGGCATCAAGTAATGCAACCTGGCACATTGATACTGGATATGGTTGATGTGAACCATAATCGTACGATATGGCGAGGTGTTAGCCGTTTGAAAATCAATGAACGAGATCATAGTCTTGAAGCCCAAGATAAAATTGAACAAGCAATTATTGGCTTACTTGATACCGTTCCGAAATAG
- the tyrS gene encoding tyrosine--tRNA ligase: MLDVSQAFAELKRGAEEILLEDELLEKLKTGKPLKIKAGFDPTAPDLHLGHTVLINKLRQFQQQGHEVIFLIGDFTGMIGDPTGKNVTRKPLTKEDVLANAETYKEQVFKILDPEKTRVEFNSTWMDKLGADGMLKLASRQTVARMMERDDFKKRYTNGQAIAIHEFMYPLVQGWDSVALEADVELGGTDQKFNLLMGRELQKSEGKRPQTVLMMPLLEGLDGVQKMSKSLNNYIGITDSPTDMFGKIMSTSDDLMWRYYQLLSFKSIDVIESYQQQVAEGANPRDIKIELAKEIIARFHDQEAAEKAHKTFIERFQKGAMPDDMPEQTIASDQGELPIANLLKDAGLVTSTSEAMRMIKQGAAKIDGEKVVDNKLKIQAGSTAVYQVGKRKFAKITLS, translated from the coding sequence ATGTTAGATGTCAGCCAAGCGTTTGCAGAATTAAAGCGCGGTGCCGAGGAGATCTTGCTTGAAGATGAGTTGCTTGAAAAACTTAAAACAGGCAAGCCGTTAAAAATTAAGGCAGGGTTCGATCCAACAGCTCCAGATCTGCATTTAGGGCACACTGTTCTGATCAATAAATTGCGTCAGTTCCAACAGCAAGGGCACGAGGTTATATTTTTGATTGGTGACTTTACCGGTATGATTGGTGACCCAACGGGTAAAAATGTGACTCGTAAACCATTAACTAAAGAAGATGTACTAGCAAACGCCGAAACGTATAAAGAGCAAGTCTTTAAAATACTCGACCCTGAAAAAACGCGCGTCGAATTTAATTCAACGTGGATGGATAAACTTGGTGCTGACGGTATGTTGAAATTAGCGTCACGGCAAACAGTAGCGCGTATGATGGAGCGTGACGACTTTAAAAAACGCTATACTAACGGACAAGCGATTGCGATTCACGAATTTATGTACCCATTAGTACAAGGCTGGGATTCAGTAGCACTTGAAGCCGATGTTGAATTAGGCGGTACCGATCAAAAATTCAATTTATTGATGGGGCGTGAATTACAAAAATCTGAAGGTAAGCGACCACAAACAGTATTGATGATGCCATTGTTAGAGGGGTTAGATGGCGTACAAAAGATGTCTAAATCGCTGAACAATTATATCGGTATTACAGATTCTCCAACAGATATGTTTGGCAAGATCATGTCTACATCTGATGATTTAATGTGGCGTTATTATCAATTGTTAAGTTTCAAATCTATTGATGTGATTGAAAGCTATCAGCAACAAGTTGCAGAGGGTGCTAATCCAAGAGATATAAAAATTGAACTAGCAAAAGAAATTATTGCGCGATTTCATGATCAAGAGGCTGCTGAAAAAGCCCATAAAACTTTTATCGAGCGTTTTCAAAAAGGTGCAATGCCAGATGATATGCCCGAGCAAACCATTGCAAGTGATCAAGGGGAGTTACCAATTGCAAATTTACTTAAAGATGCAGGGCTTGTAACAAGTACATCTGAAGCGATGCGAATGATCAAGCAAGGAGCTGCGAAAATAGATGGTGAAAAAGTTGTAGATAATAAGTTGAAAATTCAAGCGGGTAGTACAGCTGTTTATCAAGTAGGCAAACGCAAGTTTGCGAAAATAACATTAAGTTAA
- a CDS encoding SMP-30/gluconolactonase/LRE family protein produces MNYKQLVIGKFILLSSLACTAGTDTTDWMPEQSFTQGVEGPAVDQSGHLYAVNFEKQGTIGKVTARNNAVIHITLTDGSIGNGIRFDKAGTMYIADYVNHNILALEKNSEDVKVYAHNDQMNQPNDIAIMDNGILFASDPNWAENSGNLWRINTDGSTSLLEKEMGTTNGVEVSPDNKTLYVNESVQRNVWRYDLDAKGNISNKTLFHHFEDHGMDGMRTDKAGNLYIARYGAGVVAVLSPSGQLIKTVTLSGKHPTNIAFGGKEGKQVFITMQKRGAIETFNNDIAGRNY; encoded by the coding sequence ATGAATTATAAACAGCTAGTTATCGGTAAATTTATTCTCTTAAGTTCTTTAGCGTGTACAGCAGGAACAGACACCACAGATTGGATGCCCGAGCAAAGCTTCACTCAAGGTGTTGAAGGGCCTGCCGTTGATCAATCTGGCCACTTATATGCCGTTAATTTCGAAAAACAAGGCACTATTGGTAAAGTTACCGCAAGAAACAATGCCGTGATTCATATCACATTAACTGATGGCTCTATTGGTAATGGTATTCGTTTCGACAAAGCTGGAACCATGTATATTGCTGATTATGTTAACCATAATATTCTAGCGTTAGAGAAAAACAGCGAAGATGTTAAGGTTTATGCTCATAATGATCAGATGAATCAACCTAATGATATCGCCATTATGGATAATGGTATTTTGTTTGCGAGTGACCCAAATTGGGCGGAAAACTCAGGTAATCTTTGGCGTATTAATACTGATGGTTCAACTTCATTATTGGAAAAAGAGATGGGCACTACAAATGGTGTTGAAGTAAGCCCAGATAATAAAACCTTGTATGTGAATGAAAGTGTGCAACGAAATGTTTGGCGATATGATCTAGACGCTAAAGGAAACATTAGTAATAAAACGCTTTTTCATCATTTTGAAGACCATGGAATGGATGGCATGAGAACCGACAAGGCAGGTAATCTGTATATTGCTAGATATGGTGCTGGCGTGGTTGCGGTATTATCGCCAAGTGGTCAATTAATAAAAACAGTTACTTTATCGGGTAAGCACCCTACTAACATCGCCTTTGGTGGTAAAGAAGGTAAGCAAGTGTTTATTACTATGCAAAAAAGAGGTGCGATTGAAACATTTAATAACGATATCGCGGGTAGAAATTATTAG
- a CDS encoding reverse transcriptase domain-containing protein: protein MQAYANIYPNRGAMTKGIDDNTLDGMGIERINHLINLTKSGSYYPKPCRRTHIPKDARKPNGKKRPLGIPSGDDKLIQEVMRMILEEIYEPAFSDWSYGFRPRRSCHTALTEIRDSWKGTKWVCDVDIKGYFDNINHDLLLRFLSKRIDDRPFLALLRKFLKAGYMEEWRYFGTHTGTPQGGIISPILANVFLHELDEFMKTKIKEFSKGGRRKPNPEYKKALQNRTNRIKWIKQGFGASGFPADEQKIERWKQEVKAFEEQMASTSSVLMDDPDFKRMRYVRYADDFLIGIIGSKQEAMQVMADITEFVESELKLEVSKEKSSVVDPKQGFVFLGYEVICRREDKRVKCVVGHRSDGGKTYGTKRTITEHVHLGVPRARIHKFCSLRGYGNYDMGDGGSLSKPVMMYLSDYEIISQYNAEMRGFANYYNLAPVLYLNKLHWIWQNSLFKTLAGKHRTSRTKIARQLRQPDGRYIHYEFRNGKRYEIEVFQLKNRSVSTAGISVPDFINQLPNVYKYSSRTELLDRMSATCCEYCGTKTGYLEVHHVRKLKDIKDGIEPWKRLMIARNRKTLVLCKDCHVDLHRGTLPDYRNFAKV from the coding sequence ATGCAGGCTTATGCCAACATCTATCCCAATCGTGGAGCCATGACGAAAGGGATAGACGATAACACATTGGATGGAATGGGCATTGAAAGGATTAATCATCTGATCAACCTCACAAAATCTGGTAGTTATTATCCTAAACCTTGCAGACGCACACACATACCCAAAGATGCTCGGAAGCCGAATGGTAAGAAAAGACCTCTTGGAATACCAAGTGGTGATGACAAGCTGATACAAGAGGTCATGAGAATGATCTTGGAAGAAATCTACGAGCCAGCCTTTAGTGATTGGAGTTATGGATTTCGACCTAGGCGATCTTGTCACACTGCTCTGACTGAAATTAGAGACAGTTGGAAGGGAACCAAGTGGGTATGTGACGTAGATATCAAGGGTTATTTCGACAACATTAACCATGACCTCCTACTGCGATTTCTCAGTAAGAGAATTGATGATCGACCTTTTCTGGCGCTTCTCAGGAAGTTCTTAAAGGCTGGTTATATGGAAGAATGGCGTTACTTTGGCACCCACACGGGAACCCCGCAAGGCGGGATAATTTCCCCGATACTAGCCAATGTTTTTCTCCATGAACTTGATGAGTTTATGAAAACTAAAATCAAAGAGTTCAGTAAAGGAGGACGAAGGAAACCCAACCCAGAGTACAAAAAGGCTCTACAAAATCGTACCAACCGCATCAAGTGGATAAAACAAGGTTTCGGAGCCTCTGGTTTCCCTGCTGATGAGCAGAAAATTGAAAGATGGAAGCAAGAGGTGAAGGCATTCGAAGAGCAAATGGCGAGTACGTCAAGCGTTCTTATGGATGACCCTGACTTTAAACGCATGAGATACGTTCGGTATGCTGATGACTTCCTAATTGGGATCATTGGTTCAAAACAGGAAGCAATGCAGGTAATGGCTGACATTACTGAATTTGTTGAGTCAGAATTAAAACTTGAAGTTTCGAAAGAAAAATCGAGTGTTGTAGATCCTAAGCAAGGCTTTGTTTTTCTTGGCTATGAAGTGATTTGTAGACGGGAAGATAAAAGGGTCAAATGTGTTGTGGGACATAGATCGGATGGCGGTAAGACATACGGGACTAAACGTACTATTACTGAACATGTCCACCTTGGTGTACCAAGAGCCAGAATACATAAATTCTGTTCTCTTCGTGGCTATGGGAATTACGACATGGGGGATGGTGGTAGTCTCAGTAAACCAGTCATGATGTATCTGTCTGACTATGAAATCATTAGTCAGTACAATGCGGAAATGCGCGGTTTTGCAAACTACTACAACCTTGCACCAGTGCTATATCTCAATAAATTACATTGGATATGGCAAAACAGTTTGTTTAAGACACTGGCAGGCAAGCATCGAACATCAAGGACTAAAATTGCTCGGCAATTAAGGCAACCAGATGGTAGATACATTCACTATGAATTTCGTAATGGAAAACGCTATGAAATTGAGGTTTTCCAACTTAAAAATCGAAGTGTGTCTACAGCCGGAATTAGTGTGCCTGATTTTATTAATCAGTTACCGAATGTTTATAAATATTCCTCACGTACCGAGCTGTTAGATAGGATGTCAGCAACATGCTGTGAATATTGTGGCACCAAAACTGGCTATCTTGAAGTTCACCATGTGCGCAAACTGAAAGATATCAAAGATGGTATAGAACCTTGGAAACGCCTAATGATTGCCCGTAACAGGAAAACATTGGTGTTATGCAAGGACTGTCATGTAGATCTTCACAGAGGGACGCTACCCGATTATCGAAATTTTGCTAAAGTCTAA
- a CDS encoding ribonuclease E inhibitor RraB, translating to MTFPNDETGQVLTEMQNAGIDLSIIHSVVFFQLFEKEEQARAMESYLKQKVPDMQVKVHPDQTPNVWDVDCTVNMLPDYDVITAQEAQFEQIAAKFDGYNDGWGIEV from the coding sequence ATGACATTTCCAAACGACGAAACCGGCCAAGTGCTAACTGAAATGCAAAATGCAGGCATCGACTTAAGCATAATTCATTCAGTAGTTTTTTTTCAACTTTTTGAAAAAGAAGAACAAGCTAGAGCAATGGAGAGTTACCTAAAGCAGAAAGTGCCAGATATGCAGGTAAAAGTACATCCAGATCAAACCCCTAACGTATGGGATGTTGATTGTACTGTTAACATGTTACCAGATTATGATGTCATCACTGCTCAAGAAGCACAGTTTGAACAGATAGCTGCTAAATTTGATGGTTATAATGACGGTTGGGGAATTGAAGTATAA
- a CDS encoding amidohydrolase family protein, with translation MKKLTILFFTFYCTFAFAGAGDKAPDRKVGQGPYERLILRGGIVVNGEGAPARGPMDIVIENDRIVRMVSVGNPGVPIKEGGRPKARKGDIELDVSGQYILPGFIDMHGHIGGSADNIPAEYVFKLWLAHGITTVREPGSFNGVDWVMDHVKRSEKNEIAAPRIIPYVGFGMENKQAITTPEQAKKWVKYIAKRGAKGIKFFGAPPAIMEAALTEAKHQSLGSMMHHAQLEVTNMNVIDSARLGLTTMEHWYGLPEALFEHQRIQDYSPDYNYNDEQNRFGEAGRLWQQAAKPGSKKWQQVRDELIELDFTINPTMTIYEASRDLMREMNADWHKEYTLPTLWEFFQPNKYAHGSYWFDWTTDDEIAWKKNYQQWMTFINDYKNHGGRVTTGSDAGYIFKIYGFGYVRELELLREAGFNALEVIQSATINGAQALGLEKEIGSLRVGKKADMVIVAENPLRNFKVLYGTGHFQLGDDNKPTRKGGVNFTIKDGIVYDAKALLSEVRAMVEKAKQ, from the coding sequence ATGAAAAAACTGACTATTTTATTTTTTACGTTCTACTGCACTTTTGCGTTTGCCGGTGCAGGTGACAAAGCTCCAGATAGAAAAGTAGGCCAAGGGCCTTATGAAAGGTTAATTCTGCGTGGTGGTATTGTGGTCAACGGTGAAGGTGCACCTGCAAGAGGGCCAATGGACATTGTGATCGAAAATGATCGTATTGTTCGCATGGTTAGTGTTGGTAACCCAGGTGTACCGATTAAAGAGGGTGGTCGGCCTAAAGCGCGAAAAGGCGATATTGAGTTAGATGTTTCTGGGCAATATATTCTGCCTGGTTTTATCGATATGCACGGTCATATTGGTGGAAGTGCTGACAATATTCCTGCGGAATATGTCTTTAAACTTTGGCTGGCACATGGCATTACTACGGTAAGGGAACCAGGTAGCTTTAATGGCGTTGATTGGGTGATGGATCATGTTAAACGTAGTGAAAAAAATGAAATTGCTGCCCCTAGAATTATTCCATATGTAGGTTTTGGTATGGAGAATAAGCAAGCAATTACTACGCCTGAACAGGCTAAAAAGTGGGTTAAATATATTGCTAAGCGTGGCGCTAAAGGGATTAAGTTTTTTGGTGCTCCACCAGCGATAATGGAAGCCGCGTTAACCGAAGCAAAACATCAATCGTTGGGTTCTATGATGCATCATGCGCAGTTGGAAGTGACAAACATGAATGTGATCGATTCAGCGCGTTTAGGTTTAACAACCATGGAGCATTGGTATGGTTTACCAGAGGCATTGTTTGAGCACCAGCGTATTCAAGACTATTCACCAGACTATAACTACAATGATGAACAAAACCGATTTGGTGAGGCAGGCCGTCTATGGCAACAAGCAGCAAAACCAGGCTCTAAAAAATGGCAGCAGGTACGTGACGAGTTAATTGAGTTAGATTTTACCATTAACCCAACAATGACGATTTATGAAGCGAGTCGTGATTTAATGCGCGAAATGAACGCAGACTGGCACAAAGAGTATACCTTGCCAACGTTATGGGAATTTTTTCAACCCAATAAATATGCCCATGGTTCTTATTGGTTTGATTGGACGACAGATGACGAAATCGCTTGGAAGAAGAACTACCAACAATGGATGACATTTATCAATGATTATAAAAATCATGGTGGCAGGGTAACAACGGGTTCTGATGCTGGCTATATTTTTAAAATATATGGGTTTGGTTATGTGCGTGAATTAGAGTTATTACGCGAAGCAGGCTTTAATGCACTAGAAGTTATTCAATCGGCAACAATAAATGGTGCTCAAGCGCTTGGACTAGAAAAAGAGATTGGCTCTTTGCGTGTTGGTAAGAAAGCAGACATGGTGATTGTAGCTGAAAATCCTTTACGTAACTTTAAGGTATTGTATGGAACGGGTCACTTTCAGTTAGGCGACGATAATAAGCCGACAAGAAAAGGCGGTGTGAATTTTACGATCAAGGATGGCATTGTTTATGATGCTAAGGCATTGTTATCAGAAGTTCGTGCAATGGTTGAAAAAGCCAAACAATAA
- a CDS encoding peptidoglycan DD-metalloendopeptidase family protein — protein MKNIKDLYLSLPKQHKVLLSAASILLLFILLLPSEKATASRQSEHSSLKIGERYQLPLPADTQNVDLSTEIETEQTTQENAIEQHSIPHLSWHTAKVKSGDSLAKILKRFGHNAQVTHKVSHAKGEFGKLLRKINVGDTLQIGENENGDLVALEYSISKTETLFITDSVQGFVARKEKKSVDTIEFTAHGTIKSNFWTAGVNAGLDDAQIINLANIFGWDIDFALDIRKNDSFHVVYEKRYVEGEFIGTGKILAAEFNNQGDTFQAIRYKDGRYYTPDGRSMRKAFLRAPVSFKYISSNFKPRRFHPIQKRWKAHRGTDYRASTGTPVVASGDGKVTHSTYNKYNGNYVFIQHGNGIVTKYLHFSKRAVKKGQRVKQGQVIGYVGSTGMSQAPHLHYEFLLNGIHRNPRTVQLPDAQPIDKKHANEFALVAKQRLAELNTSKLALNNLESSGNQAP, from the coding sequence TTGAAAAATATAAAAGATTTATATCTCTCCTTACCTAAACAGCACAAAGTTTTGCTTTCTGCTGCGAGCATTTTGCTACTTTTTATCTTGCTTTTACCGTCTGAAAAGGCAACAGCGAGCCGTCAATCAGAGCATTCTTCATTAAAAATTGGTGAACGTTACCAGCTACCACTTCCTGCTGACACACAAAACGTAGATCTTTCTACAGAAATAGAGACGGAACAAACAACGCAAGAAAATGCGATTGAACAGCACAGCATCCCTCATTTAAGCTGGCACACCGCGAAAGTAAAATCTGGCGATTCGTTAGCAAAAATATTAAAAAGATTTGGCCATAACGCACAGGTAACTCATAAGGTGAGTCATGCAAAAGGTGAATTTGGCAAATTATTACGTAAAATTAATGTTGGTGACACGTTACAAATTGGCGAAAATGAAAATGGCGATTTAGTCGCATTAGAATATTCAATATCAAAAACTGAAACGTTATTTATCACTGACTCTGTACAAGGCTTTGTCGCTCGAAAAGAAAAGAAGTCAGTTGATACCATTGAGTTCACGGCGCACGGTACAATTAAATCTAACTTTTGGACCGCTGGCGTTAACGCTGGTTTAGATGACGCACAAATTATTAATCTAGCAAATATCTTCGGTTGGGATATAGACTTTGCCTTAGACATTCGTAAAAACGATAGTTTTCATGTGGTATATGAAAAGCGTTATGTTGAAGGTGAGTTTATTGGCACCGGAAAAATTTTAGCCGCAGAGTTCAACAACCAAGGTGATACCTTTCAAGCAATCCGTTATAAAGATGGCCGCTACTATACCCCTGATGGCAGAAGTATGCGTAAAGCTTTTTTAAGAGCGCCTGTGTCATTCAAATATATCAGCTCTAATTTCAAACCGAGACGCTTTCATCCGATCCAAAAGCGTTGGAAGGCCCACAGAGGTACTGACTACCGCGCAAGCACAGGCACCCCTGTTGTTGCTTCTGGCGACGGAAAAGTAACTCACTCAACTTACAACAAATATAATGGTAACTATGTGTTTATTCAGCACGGTAATGGCATTGTTACTAAATACTTACATTTTTCTAAACGTGCGGTTAAAAAAGGGCAACGCGTTAAACAAGGACAAGTTATTGGCTATGTTGGCTCAACTGGTATGTCTCAAGCACCACATCTACATTACGAATTTTTATTGAATGGCATCCATCGTAACCCACGAACTGTTCAGTTACCCGATGCTCAACCTATCGATAAAAAGCATGCAAATGAGTTTGCCCTTGTAGCGAAACAACGTTTAGCTGAATTAAATACTTCTAAACTCGCGTTAAATAATCTCGAATCGTCAGGTAACCAAGCGCCTTAA
- the ssb gene encoding single-stranded DNA-binding protein: MASRGINKVIIVGNLGQDPEVRFMPNGNAVANFTVATSETWKDKQTGEQKEKTEWHRIVIYQRLAEIAGEYLKKGSKVYLEGRLQTRKWQNQQGQDQYTTEIVANEMQMLDSRGQGQGGYQQSSSQQGGGYQQQPAAAPQQAAYQQPAQQQQGYQQKPAPQQQQSYQQPAQSSPQGGSQSGYQQQPTQQPAQQGGFQQQNQSNAKVNPQEPTIDFDDDIPF; this comes from the coding sequence ATGGCCAGTCGTGGGATAAATAAAGTCATTATTGTTGGCAACTTAGGGCAAGATCCTGAAGTACGTTTTATGCCAAATGGTAATGCCGTTGCAAACTTTACCGTAGCAACATCTGAAACCTGGAAAGACAAACAAACTGGCGAACAGAAAGAAAAAACTGAATGGCACCGCATTGTTATTTATCAACGTTTAGCGGAAATTGCCGGTGAATATTTGAAGAAAGGCTCAAAAGTATATTTAGAAGGTCGTTTACAAACACGTAAATGGCAAAACCAACAAGGCCAAGATCAGTACACCACTGAAATTGTTGCTAATGAAATGCAAATGTTGGATTCAAGAGGCCAAGGTCAAGGAGGCTATCAACAGTCTTCTTCGCAACAAGGCGGTGGATACCAACAACAGCCAGCAGCAGCGCCTCAGCAAGCCGCTTATCAGCAACCAGCGCAACAACAGCAAGGTTATCAACAAAAGCCAGCTCCACAACAGCAGCAAAGTTATCAACAGCCAGCGCAAAGTTCACCACAAGGTGGTTCGCAATCAGGTTATCAGCAGCAGCCGACACAACAACCTGCGCAGCAAGGCGGCTTTCAGCAACAAAATCAGTCAAACGCTAAGGTAAACCCTCAAGAGCCAACTATCGATTTTGATGATGACATCCCGTTCTGA
- a CDS encoding anhydro-N-acetylmuramic acid kinase, with amino-acid sequence MQRYYIGIMSGTSADGADLALVAFDETKKGREKTQLIGHVFHPYTDTLHSRVTRLYQPKGDNIDLMASLSVELAHFYHQAINTLLEKYRITREQIIAVGNHGQTIRHRPEKTTINSVPFTLQIGCNQTLSCLSELRVIGDFRTKDVVLGGQGAPLVPAFHQFLFEERDNDTFIVNLGGIANLTYLPSSKEKKVLGFDTGPANALLDAWCYKHLHKRHDEDGHWAASGKVIPELLACLLADPYFTKPAPKSTGREYFTLDWLALQLNPKWIPNDIQATLAQLTATTIANEVDKLSPKSFVYLCGGGINNLHCYKLLKQELKRHTVNDIHSLGLNNQAFEASAFAWLAYAYDKKIYNQIPDVTGASRQTILGIEFTP; translated from the coding sequence ATGCAACGCTATTATATCGGCATCATGTCAGGCACAAGTGCAGATGGTGCTGACTTAGCTTTAGTGGCTTTTGATGAAACAAAAAAAGGTCGTGAAAAAACCCAATTAATTGGCCATGTATTTCACCCTTATACCGATACATTACACTCTCGTGTTACCCGTTTATATCAGCCTAAAGGCGACAATATAGACCTTATGGCAAGCTTATCGGTTGAGCTCGCTCACTTTTATCATCAAGCAATCAATACGTTACTCGAAAAATATCGTATTACTCGTGAGCAAATTATTGCTGTTGGAAATCACGGACAAACCATTCGTCATCGACCAGAAAAAACCACCATTAATTCTGTGCCTTTTACGCTGCAAATCGGCTGTAATCAAACATTATCTTGCTTATCTGAACTGCGTGTTATCGGTGACTTTAGAACGAAAGACGTTGTATTGGGCGGTCAAGGCGCGCCTCTTGTTCCCGCATTCCATCAATTTTTATTTGAAGAACGTGATAATGATACGTTTATTGTGAACTTAGGAGGTATCGCCAATCTCACTTACTTACCGAGTTCTAAAGAAAAAAAAGTGCTTGGATTTGACACTGGGCCAGCAAACGCACTACTTGATGCTTGGTGTTACAAGCATTTGCATAAAAGGCATGATGAAGATGGGCACTGGGCAGCTTCAGGTAAAGTGATCCCTGAGTTATTGGCGTGTTTACTTGCTGATCCTTACTTCACTAAGCCTGCTCCTAAAAGCACCGGTCGGGAATATTTCACATTAGATTGGTTAGCGTTACAACTAAACCCTAAATGGATACCTAACGATATTCAGGCAACGTTAGCGCAATTAACAGCCACAACAATTGCCAATGAAGTAGATAAATTATCCCCGAAGAGTTTCGTATATTTATGCGGTGGTGGAATCAACAACTTACACTGTTATAAGTTATTAAAACAAGAACTTAAACGACATACTGTCAATGATATTCATTCATTAGGCCTGAATAATCAAGCGTTCGAAGCGAGTGCATTTGCTTGGCTCGCCTACGCTTATGACAAAAAAATCTATAACCAGATACCCGATGTAACGGGGGCCTCAAGACAAACAATCTTAGGAATTGAATTTACCCCTTAA
- a CDS encoding outer membrane beta-barrel protein — MMKHTLLSLLILAGISTPALAENNTKHSVGLQIGGGGLDYKGKDTDSQGVAKSYLYYNYKFSHYFSAEVGLVGAEDIDDWECKKNADDEFVCYSDDSDDFEIVADDFDFGSVVVAIRGELPLSKHNSLYGKIGAEFYDYEFGLMREKTIKEDGTGLFAELGWQYRWNNGIGLSASYQFHNVGDLEMKGLNLGISYAF, encoded by the coding sequence ATGATGAAACACACACTTCTTTCTTTACTTATTTTAGCGGGTATTAGCACACCTGCTTTGGCAGAAAATAACACTAAACACTCTGTTGGCTTACAAATTGGCGGTGGAGGCCTTGATTATAAAGGCAAAGATACTGATAGCCAAGGCGTTGCTAAATCTTACCTTTACTACAATTATAAATTTTCTCATTATTTTTCTGCTGAAGTAGGCTTGGTCGGCGCAGAAGATATTGATGATTGGGAATGTAAGAAAAATGCTGATGATGAATTTGTTTGCTATTCAGATGACAGCGATGATTTTGAAATAGTCGCTGATGATTTTGACTTTGGCTCGGTAGTGGTCGCGATTCGTGGTGAACTACCGCTATCTAAACACAATAGTTTGTATGGCAAAATTGGTGCTGAATTTTACGATTATGAATTTGGTCTAATGCGAGAAAAAACCATTAAAGAGGATGGAACAGGCTTATTTGCTGAATTAGGTTGGCAATATCGTTGGAATAATGGCATAGGATTAAGCGCAAGTTATCAATTTCATAATGTTGGTGATTTAGAAATGAAAGGCTTAAACCTTGGTATTAGTTACGCATTCTAG